In Hoplias malabaricus isolate fHopMal1 unplaced genomic scaffold, fHopMal1.hap1 H_5, whole genome shotgun sequence, a single window of DNA contains:
- the LOC136686072 gene encoding centromere protein J-like isoform X1, protein MSSPAGPQPSQSQSLTQSLPQSQFLSRWMANNSRAGVFLSSSPATASSVLSSCSSVAQSHSVDDSFCSQFAPLPMSPSSSLDSVVPEGSERRSEIQPSNSELDTVHNVLRKVQGLPLMAKLEQLKQLQQRMQEQLKAHQLEQLQKLQNEQSLLGMVKNGTAEYSQEKEAQRRSPSVLQSPQTMATYSNTQNNVPWAQHTKQQEVMSGLDSSMWDHASGGEPSDIVHEGEEDAKHDEESLQSIAEDESMYRQEIKTEPIDRPIRSAASGKTFEEMLEEQLKLENEKSNKSAPADKVKVKRPFLRRGEGLSRFTRGKAAPSSTKPTPCLDPPKPQGPCIRPPQQSLEQKRPPKSTSSTNVVIQRKTAVLNKENVTQNKALVPATKGQAAAKAHVLGAHQGQNMSSGAIQHLSKSEKKPAAQQKNICDAMVHVSKGKLLGRPPDNVDANVQVAENSFEVWEKEQQRECVELGEFELLERAADELSFSSNSSFICALLRKDVRRLSSTPIKSAQESKQPGFRQDSSKIPVQPSVPDLPVDDMRTDDEDKIIEVSDASFCSSTEMPQTDFGPSQPFSHCFQVSQVPPYNKHSYQDKEESASAEEEEIGDSTLVGIQNHVDFDDDDTWNEPDDSNCVSSNVDNPIGRTLKRKVAISKGMDHDSSAVSSLDHETEPPPTCQLVAKLFPALKPKPCPLPPPPAVQDTHSEQGAAQSRLLRERLVELETEIERFKKENATLSRLRQENQEVKENLQKEKAEFQQKMADELAKWEEFKREENRKLQRDKKLFEKHAAALKARPDKQERDEIQSLKQQLNALHEDLRKREARWTSSHHRLRQQVDSLSAENTALRDQVRMMEKLRLTAWKNAENERGRSSVSGSTAAQTRTKSKSPSCSVKSSSGNKRESPELQNPPKAASCSSGARSAACNSKLKNTQNQKESSPVADPISDGRIVPEGRSYEPQSISESFSEEDSLSATEGQSAIEHEITHTEGKIERVLPDGGRLIVFPNGTRKELSADGLSIKITFFNGDIKHIMPDQRVIYYYAGAQTTHTTYPDGMEVLQFPNNQIEKHFPDGRKEITFPDQTVKNLYPDGREESVLADGTIIQQNPDGSKEIQFNTGQRELHTAEFKRREYPDGTVKTVYSDGRQETRYPSGRVRLKDPQGNVVLDSKA, encoded by the exons ATGTCATCTCCAGCTGGACCTCAGCCCTCTCAGTCTCAGTCCCTTACACAATCTCTGCCTCAGTCTCAGTTTCTGTCACGTTGGATGGCAAACAACTCCAGAGCAGGGGTCTTTCTGAGCAGCTCTCCAGCAACAGCCAGTTCTGTTCTCAGCAGCTGCTCCTCTGTAGCCCAGTCACACTCTGTGGATGACTCTTTCTGCTCTCAGTTCGCCCCTCTGCCCATGTCCCCCAGCAGCAGCCTGGACTCAGTTGTGCCTGAAGGTTCTGAGAGACGATCAGAGATCCAACCTTCGAACAGTGAACTGGACACTGTCCACAATGTTCTGAGAAAAGTGCAAGGCCTTCCACTGATGGCCAAGCTCGAACAG ctGAAGCAGCTGCAGCAGCGCATGCAGGAGCAATTAAAGGCCCATCAGCTGGAGCAGTTGCAAAAGCTACAAAATGAACAAAGCCTTTTGGGGATGGTAAAAAATGGCACAG CAGAATACAGCCAAGAAAAAGAGGCACAACGAAGAAGTCCCAGTGTGTTACAGTCGCCCCAGACAATGGCTACGTACTCAAATACCCAAAATAATGTCCCATGGGCCCAGCACACAAAACAGCAAGAAGTGATGAGCGGACTTG ATTCAAGCATGTGGGATCATGCTTCAGGTGGGGAGCCATCAGATATTGTACATGAAGGTGAAGAGGATGCTAAACATGATGAGGAATCACTGCAGTCCATTGCTGAGGATGAAAGCATGTACAGACAAGAGATCAAAACAGAGCCAATAGACAG ACCCATCAGATCAGCTGCCAGTGGGAAGACGTTTGAAGAGATGTTGGAAGAACAATTGAAGCTGGAGAATGAGAAGTCAAATAAG AGTGCTCCTGCTGATAAAGTGAAAGTGAAGAGGCCATTCCTGAGGCGTGGTGAGGGCTTGTCCAGATTCACAAGAGGAAAAGCAGCTCCTTCAAGCACCAAACCCACTCCCTGCCTGGACCCTCCAAAACCCCAGGGTCCATGTATTAGACCCCCCCAGCAAAGCTTAGAGCAGAAAAGACCTCCTAAATCAACAAGCTCAACGAATGTTGTGATTCAGCGAAAGACTGCTGTTCTGAACAAAGAGAATGTTACTCAGAACAAAGCTTTAGTACCAGCCACCAAGGGTCAGGCAGCTGCAAAAGCTCATGTTCTTGGAGCCCACCAGGGTCAGAACATGAGCTCTGGTGCTATCCAACATCTTAGCAAGAGCGAGAAGAAGCCTGCTGCTCAGCAGAAGAACATCTGTGATGCCATGGTTCACGTCAGTAAAGGAAAATTGTTGGGACGTCCTCCGGACAACGTGGATGCCAACGTGCAGGTTGCAGAGAATTCGTTTGAGGTGTGGGAAAAAGAACAACAGCGTGAATGTGTAGAGCTTGGGGAGTTTGAGCTTCTGGAGAGAGCTGCAGATGAGCTGTCATTCTCCAGCAACTCCTCCTTCATTTGCGCTCTTCTTAGGAAAGATGTCAGACGTTTGTCCTCCACTCCAATCAAATCGGCTCAAGAGTCCAAACAGCCTGGCTTTCGACAAGACAGTTCTAAAATCCCAGTGCAGCCAAGTGTACCAGACCTTCCCGTAGACGATATGAGGACTGATGATGAAGATAAAATAATTGAAGTTTCAGATGCTTCGTTTTGTAGCAGTACAGAGATGCCCCAAACTGATTTTGGACCAAGTCAGCCTttcagccactgcttccaggTATCCCAAGTTCCTCCCTACAATAAACACTCCTACCAGGACAAAGAGGAATCTGCTAGTGCAGAGGAGGAAGAGATTGGAGATTCTACTCTAGTGGGCATCCAAAATCATGTCGATTTTGATGACGATGACACCTGGAATGAGCCTGATGATTCAAACTGCGTTTCCTCCAATGTGGATAATCCAATAGGCAGGACACTGAAAAGAAAGGTTGCCATTTCAAAGGGGATGGATCATGACTCTTCTGCTGTCAGCTCATTGGATCATGAGACAGAGCCCCCACCCACGTGCCAACTGGTAGCCAAGCTGTTCCCAGCACTCAAGCCGAAACCCTGCCCTCTACCTCCACCACCAGCAGTACAGGACACGCACAGCGAACAAGGGGCAG CCCAGTCTAGGTTGCTCCGTGAGCGTTTGGTGGAGTTGGAGACTGAGATTGAACGATTCAAGAAGGAAAATGCAACGCTGAGTCGGCTCAGGCAGGAGAACCAGGAGGTCAAGGAGAACCTGCA GAAGGAGAAGGCAGAGTTCCAGCAGAAGATGGCAGATGAGCTCGCCAAATGGGAGGAGTTTAAGCGTGAAGAAAATCGGAAGCTGCAGCGCGACAAGAAGTTGTTTGAGAAACATGCGGCAGCTCTCAAAGCAAGACCAGATAAACAAGAACGAGATGAGATTCAG TCTCTAAAGCAGCAACTGAATGCCTTACATGAGGATTTAAGAAAACGCGAGGCTCGCTGGACCAGCTCTCACCACCGCCTTCGGCAGCAAGTAGACTCCCTCAGTGCAGAGAACACGGCTCTCAGAGACCAGGTCCGAATGATGGAAAAACTTCGCCTCACCGCTTGGAAAAATGCTGAGAATGAACGGGGGAGGTCAAGTGTCTCTGGCAGCACCGCAGCTCAGACCAGGACAAAATCCAAG AGTCCTTCCTGCAGCGTTAAGAGCAGCAGTGGTAATAAAAGGGAAAGCCCAGAGCTTCAAAATCCTCCCAAAGCTGCAAGCTGTTCTTCTGGTGCACGTTCTGCTG CTTGTAACTCAAAACTTAAGAACACACAGAACCAAAAGGAATCCAGTCCAGTGGCTGATCCCATCTCTGACGGACGAATTGTGCCTGAGGGGAGGAGCTATGAACCTCAGTCAATCTCAGAATCATTTTCA GAAGAGGACAGTCTGAGTGCAACTGAAGGGCAATCAGCGATTGAACATGAGATCACACACACGGAGGGCAAG ATTGAGAGGGTACTTCCTGATGGAGGGCGACTGATTGTTTTCCCAAATGGGACGAGGAAAGAGCTCTCTGCAGATGGACTGTCAATTAAAATCACTTTTTTCAATGGAGACATCAAGCACATCATGCCGGATCAAAGAGTG ATTTATTACTATGCTGGGGCtcagaccacacacaccacttaTCCTGATGGTATGGAGGTGCTCCAGTTCCCGAACAACCAAATTG aaaaacactttcccgaTGGTAGAAAGGAGATCACCTTTCCTGATCAGACCGTTAAGAACCTCTACCCAGATGGGAGAGAGGAGAGCGTTTTGGCAGACGGCACAATAATACAGCAGAATCC GGATGGCAGTAAGGAGATCCAGTTTAACACAGGTCAGCGAGAGCTCCACACCGCAGAGTTCAAAAGACGAGAATATCCAGACGGCACAGTCAAAACAGTTTACTCAGACGGGCGACAAGAAACTCGCTATCCCAGTGGCCGAGTGCGGCTCAAGGATCCTCAAGGAAATGTTGTTCTGGACAGCAAGGCCTGA
- the LOC136686072 gene encoding centromere protein J-like isoform X3, with the protein MSSPAGPQPSQSQSLTQSLPQSQFLSRWMANNSRAGVFLSSSPATASSVLSSCSSVAQSHSVDDSFCSQFAPLPMSPSSSLDSVVPEGSERRSEIQPSNSELDTVHNVLRKVQGLPLMAKLEQLKQLQQRMQEQLKAHQLEQLQKLQNEQSLLGMVKNGTAEYSQEKEAQRRSPSVLQSPQTMATYSNTQNNVPWAQHTKQQEVMSGLGGEPSDIVHEGEEDAKHDEESLQSIAEDESMYRQEIKTEPIDRPIRSAASGKTFEEMLEEQLKLENEKSNKSAPADKVKVKRPFLRRGEGLSRFTRGKAAPSSTKPTPCLDPPKPQGPCIRPPQQSLEQKRPPKSTSSTNVVIQRKTAVLNKENVTQNKALVPATKGQAAAKAHVLGAHQGQNMSSGAIQHLSKSEKKPAAQQKNICDAMVHVSKGKLLGRPPDNVDANVQVAENSFEVWEKEQQRECVELGEFELLERAADELSFSSNSSFICALLRKDVRRLSSTPIKSAQESKQPGFRQDSSKIPVQPSVPDLPVDDMRTDDEDKIIEVSDASFCSSTEMPQTDFGPSQPFSHCFQVSQVPPYNKHSYQDKEESASAEEEEIGDSTLVGIQNHVDFDDDDTWNEPDDSNCVSSNVDNPIGRTLKRKVAISKGMDHDSSAVSSLDHETEPPPTCQLVAKLFPALKPKPCPLPPPPAVQDTHSEQGAAQSRLLRERLVELETEIERFKKENATLSRLRQENQEVKENLQKEKAEFQQKMADELAKWEEFKREENRKLQRDKKLFEKHAAALKARPDKQERDEIQSLKQQLNALHEDLRKREARWTSSHHRLRQQVDSLSAENTALRDQVRMMEKLRLTAWKNAENERGRSSVSGSTAAQTRTKSKSPSCSVKSSSGNKRESPELQNPPKAASCSSGARSAACNSKLKNTQNQKESSPVADPISDGRIVPEGRSYEPQSISESFSEEDSLSATEGQSAIEHEITHTEGKIERVLPDGGRLIVFPNGTRKELSADGLSIKITFFNGDIKHIMPDQRVIYYYAGAQTTHTTYPDGMEVLQFPNNQIEKHFPDGRKEITFPDQTVKNLYPDGREESVLADGTIIQQNPDGSKEIQFNTGQRELHTAEFKRREYPDGTVKTVYSDGRQETRYPSGRVRLKDPQGNVVLDSKA; encoded by the exons ATGTCATCTCCAGCTGGACCTCAGCCCTCTCAGTCTCAGTCCCTTACACAATCTCTGCCTCAGTCTCAGTTTCTGTCACGTTGGATGGCAAACAACTCCAGAGCAGGGGTCTTTCTGAGCAGCTCTCCAGCAACAGCCAGTTCTGTTCTCAGCAGCTGCTCCTCTGTAGCCCAGTCACACTCTGTGGATGACTCTTTCTGCTCTCAGTTCGCCCCTCTGCCCATGTCCCCCAGCAGCAGCCTGGACTCAGTTGTGCCTGAAGGTTCTGAGAGACGATCAGAGATCCAACCTTCGAACAGTGAACTGGACACTGTCCACAATGTTCTGAGAAAAGTGCAAGGCCTTCCACTGATGGCCAAGCTCGAACAG ctGAAGCAGCTGCAGCAGCGCATGCAGGAGCAATTAAAGGCCCATCAGCTGGAGCAGTTGCAAAAGCTACAAAATGAACAAAGCCTTTTGGGGATGGTAAAAAATGGCACAG CAGAATACAGCCAAGAAAAAGAGGCACAACGAAGAAGTCCCAGTGTGTTACAGTCGCCCCAGACAATGGCTACGTACTCAAATACCCAAAATAATGTCCCATGGGCCCAGCACACAAAACAGCAAGAAGTGATGAGCGGACTTG GTGGGGAGCCATCAGATATTGTACATGAAGGTGAAGAGGATGCTAAACATGATGAGGAATCACTGCAGTCCATTGCTGAGGATGAAAGCATGTACAGACAAGAGATCAAAACAGAGCCAATAGACAG ACCCATCAGATCAGCTGCCAGTGGGAAGACGTTTGAAGAGATGTTGGAAGAACAATTGAAGCTGGAGAATGAGAAGTCAAATAAG AGTGCTCCTGCTGATAAAGTGAAAGTGAAGAGGCCATTCCTGAGGCGTGGTGAGGGCTTGTCCAGATTCACAAGAGGAAAAGCAGCTCCTTCAAGCACCAAACCCACTCCCTGCCTGGACCCTCCAAAACCCCAGGGTCCATGTATTAGACCCCCCCAGCAAAGCTTAGAGCAGAAAAGACCTCCTAAATCAACAAGCTCAACGAATGTTGTGATTCAGCGAAAGACTGCTGTTCTGAACAAAGAGAATGTTACTCAGAACAAAGCTTTAGTACCAGCCACCAAGGGTCAGGCAGCTGCAAAAGCTCATGTTCTTGGAGCCCACCAGGGTCAGAACATGAGCTCTGGTGCTATCCAACATCTTAGCAAGAGCGAGAAGAAGCCTGCTGCTCAGCAGAAGAACATCTGTGATGCCATGGTTCACGTCAGTAAAGGAAAATTGTTGGGACGTCCTCCGGACAACGTGGATGCCAACGTGCAGGTTGCAGAGAATTCGTTTGAGGTGTGGGAAAAAGAACAACAGCGTGAATGTGTAGAGCTTGGGGAGTTTGAGCTTCTGGAGAGAGCTGCAGATGAGCTGTCATTCTCCAGCAACTCCTCCTTCATTTGCGCTCTTCTTAGGAAAGATGTCAGACGTTTGTCCTCCACTCCAATCAAATCGGCTCAAGAGTCCAAACAGCCTGGCTTTCGACAAGACAGTTCTAAAATCCCAGTGCAGCCAAGTGTACCAGACCTTCCCGTAGACGATATGAGGACTGATGATGAAGATAAAATAATTGAAGTTTCAGATGCTTCGTTTTGTAGCAGTACAGAGATGCCCCAAACTGATTTTGGACCAAGTCAGCCTttcagccactgcttccaggTATCCCAAGTTCCTCCCTACAATAAACACTCCTACCAGGACAAAGAGGAATCTGCTAGTGCAGAGGAGGAAGAGATTGGAGATTCTACTCTAGTGGGCATCCAAAATCATGTCGATTTTGATGACGATGACACCTGGAATGAGCCTGATGATTCAAACTGCGTTTCCTCCAATGTGGATAATCCAATAGGCAGGACACTGAAAAGAAAGGTTGCCATTTCAAAGGGGATGGATCATGACTCTTCTGCTGTCAGCTCATTGGATCATGAGACAGAGCCCCCACCCACGTGCCAACTGGTAGCCAAGCTGTTCCCAGCACTCAAGCCGAAACCCTGCCCTCTACCTCCACCACCAGCAGTACAGGACACGCACAGCGAACAAGGGGCAG CCCAGTCTAGGTTGCTCCGTGAGCGTTTGGTGGAGTTGGAGACTGAGATTGAACGATTCAAGAAGGAAAATGCAACGCTGAGTCGGCTCAGGCAGGAGAACCAGGAGGTCAAGGAGAACCTGCA GAAGGAGAAGGCAGAGTTCCAGCAGAAGATGGCAGATGAGCTCGCCAAATGGGAGGAGTTTAAGCGTGAAGAAAATCGGAAGCTGCAGCGCGACAAGAAGTTGTTTGAGAAACATGCGGCAGCTCTCAAAGCAAGACCAGATAAACAAGAACGAGATGAGATTCAG TCTCTAAAGCAGCAACTGAATGCCTTACATGAGGATTTAAGAAAACGCGAGGCTCGCTGGACCAGCTCTCACCACCGCCTTCGGCAGCAAGTAGACTCCCTCAGTGCAGAGAACACGGCTCTCAGAGACCAGGTCCGAATGATGGAAAAACTTCGCCTCACCGCTTGGAAAAATGCTGAGAATGAACGGGGGAGGTCAAGTGTCTCTGGCAGCACCGCAGCTCAGACCAGGACAAAATCCAAG AGTCCTTCCTGCAGCGTTAAGAGCAGCAGTGGTAATAAAAGGGAAAGCCCAGAGCTTCAAAATCCTCCCAAAGCTGCAAGCTGTTCTTCTGGTGCACGTTCTGCTG CTTGTAACTCAAAACTTAAGAACACACAGAACCAAAAGGAATCCAGTCCAGTGGCTGATCCCATCTCTGACGGACGAATTGTGCCTGAGGGGAGGAGCTATGAACCTCAGTCAATCTCAGAATCATTTTCA GAAGAGGACAGTCTGAGTGCAACTGAAGGGCAATCAGCGATTGAACATGAGATCACACACACGGAGGGCAAG ATTGAGAGGGTACTTCCTGATGGAGGGCGACTGATTGTTTTCCCAAATGGGACGAGGAAAGAGCTCTCTGCAGATGGACTGTCAATTAAAATCACTTTTTTCAATGGAGACATCAAGCACATCATGCCGGATCAAAGAGTG ATTTATTACTATGCTGGGGCtcagaccacacacaccacttaTCCTGATGGTATGGAGGTGCTCCAGTTCCCGAACAACCAAATTG aaaaacactttcccgaTGGTAGAAAGGAGATCACCTTTCCTGATCAGACCGTTAAGAACCTCTACCCAGATGGGAGAGAGGAGAGCGTTTTGGCAGACGGCACAATAATACAGCAGAATCC GGATGGCAGTAAGGAGATCCAGTTTAACACAGGTCAGCGAGAGCTCCACACCGCAGAGTTCAAAAGACGAGAATATCCAGACGGCACAGTCAAAACAGTTTACTCAGACGGGCGACAAGAAACTCGCTATCCCAGTGGCCGAGTGCGGCTCAAGGATCCTCAAGGAAATGTTGTTCTGGACAGCAAGGCCTGA
- the LOC136686072 gene encoding centromere protein J-like isoform X2: MSSPAGPQPSQSQSLTQSLPQSQFLSRWMANNSRAGVFLSSSPATASSVLSSCSSVAQSHSVDDSFCSQFAPLPMSPSSSLDSVVPEGSERRSEIQPSNSELDTVHNVLRKVQGLPLMAKLEQLKQLQQRMQEQLKAHQLEQLQKLQNEQSLLGMVKNGTEYSQEKEAQRRSPSVLQSPQTMATYSNTQNNVPWAQHTKQQEVMSGLDSSMWDHASGGEPSDIVHEGEEDAKHDEESLQSIAEDESMYRQEIKTEPIDRPIRSAASGKTFEEMLEEQLKLENEKSNKSAPADKVKVKRPFLRRGEGLSRFTRGKAAPSSTKPTPCLDPPKPQGPCIRPPQQSLEQKRPPKSTSSTNVVIQRKTAVLNKENVTQNKALVPATKGQAAAKAHVLGAHQGQNMSSGAIQHLSKSEKKPAAQQKNICDAMVHVSKGKLLGRPPDNVDANVQVAENSFEVWEKEQQRECVELGEFELLERAADELSFSSNSSFICALLRKDVRRLSSTPIKSAQESKQPGFRQDSSKIPVQPSVPDLPVDDMRTDDEDKIIEVSDASFCSSTEMPQTDFGPSQPFSHCFQVSQVPPYNKHSYQDKEESASAEEEEIGDSTLVGIQNHVDFDDDDTWNEPDDSNCVSSNVDNPIGRTLKRKVAISKGMDHDSSAVSSLDHETEPPPTCQLVAKLFPALKPKPCPLPPPPAVQDTHSEQGAAQSRLLRERLVELETEIERFKKENATLSRLRQENQEVKENLQKEKAEFQQKMADELAKWEEFKREENRKLQRDKKLFEKHAAALKARPDKQERDEIQSLKQQLNALHEDLRKREARWTSSHHRLRQQVDSLSAENTALRDQVRMMEKLRLTAWKNAENERGRSSVSGSTAAQTRTKSKSPSCSVKSSSGNKRESPELQNPPKAASCSSGARSAACNSKLKNTQNQKESSPVADPISDGRIVPEGRSYEPQSISESFSEEDSLSATEGQSAIEHEITHTEGKIERVLPDGGRLIVFPNGTRKELSADGLSIKITFFNGDIKHIMPDQRVIYYYAGAQTTHTTYPDGMEVLQFPNNQIEKHFPDGRKEITFPDQTVKNLYPDGREESVLADGTIIQQNPDGSKEIQFNTGQRELHTAEFKRREYPDGTVKTVYSDGRQETRYPSGRVRLKDPQGNVVLDSKA; encoded by the exons ATGTCATCTCCAGCTGGACCTCAGCCCTCTCAGTCTCAGTCCCTTACACAATCTCTGCCTCAGTCTCAGTTTCTGTCACGTTGGATGGCAAACAACTCCAGAGCAGGGGTCTTTCTGAGCAGCTCTCCAGCAACAGCCAGTTCTGTTCTCAGCAGCTGCTCCTCTGTAGCCCAGTCACACTCTGTGGATGACTCTTTCTGCTCTCAGTTCGCCCCTCTGCCCATGTCCCCCAGCAGCAGCCTGGACTCAGTTGTGCCTGAAGGTTCTGAGAGACGATCAGAGATCCAACCTTCGAACAGTGAACTGGACACTGTCCACAATGTTCTGAGAAAAGTGCAAGGCCTTCCACTGATGGCCAAGCTCGAACAG ctGAAGCAGCTGCAGCAGCGCATGCAGGAGCAATTAAAGGCCCATCAGCTGGAGCAGTTGCAAAAGCTACAAAATGAACAAAGCCTTTTGGGGATGGTAAAAAATGGCACAG AATACAGCCAAGAAAAAGAGGCACAACGAAGAAGTCCCAGTGTGTTACAGTCGCCCCAGACAATGGCTACGTACTCAAATACCCAAAATAATGTCCCATGGGCCCAGCACACAAAACAGCAAGAAGTGATGAGCGGACTTG ATTCAAGCATGTGGGATCATGCTTCAGGTGGGGAGCCATCAGATATTGTACATGAAGGTGAAGAGGATGCTAAACATGATGAGGAATCACTGCAGTCCATTGCTGAGGATGAAAGCATGTACAGACAAGAGATCAAAACAGAGCCAATAGACAG ACCCATCAGATCAGCTGCCAGTGGGAAGACGTTTGAAGAGATGTTGGAAGAACAATTGAAGCTGGAGAATGAGAAGTCAAATAAG AGTGCTCCTGCTGATAAAGTGAAAGTGAAGAGGCCATTCCTGAGGCGTGGTGAGGGCTTGTCCAGATTCACAAGAGGAAAAGCAGCTCCTTCAAGCACCAAACCCACTCCCTGCCTGGACCCTCCAAAACCCCAGGGTCCATGTATTAGACCCCCCCAGCAAAGCTTAGAGCAGAAAAGACCTCCTAAATCAACAAGCTCAACGAATGTTGTGATTCAGCGAAAGACTGCTGTTCTGAACAAAGAGAATGTTACTCAGAACAAAGCTTTAGTACCAGCCACCAAGGGTCAGGCAGCTGCAAAAGCTCATGTTCTTGGAGCCCACCAGGGTCAGAACATGAGCTCTGGTGCTATCCAACATCTTAGCAAGAGCGAGAAGAAGCCTGCTGCTCAGCAGAAGAACATCTGTGATGCCATGGTTCACGTCAGTAAAGGAAAATTGTTGGGACGTCCTCCGGACAACGTGGATGCCAACGTGCAGGTTGCAGAGAATTCGTTTGAGGTGTGGGAAAAAGAACAACAGCGTGAATGTGTAGAGCTTGGGGAGTTTGAGCTTCTGGAGAGAGCTGCAGATGAGCTGTCATTCTCCAGCAACTCCTCCTTCATTTGCGCTCTTCTTAGGAAAGATGTCAGACGTTTGTCCTCCACTCCAATCAAATCGGCTCAAGAGTCCAAACAGCCTGGCTTTCGACAAGACAGTTCTAAAATCCCAGTGCAGCCAAGTGTACCAGACCTTCCCGTAGACGATATGAGGACTGATGATGAAGATAAAATAATTGAAGTTTCAGATGCTTCGTTTTGTAGCAGTACAGAGATGCCCCAAACTGATTTTGGACCAAGTCAGCCTttcagccactgcttccaggTATCCCAAGTTCCTCCCTACAATAAACACTCCTACCAGGACAAAGAGGAATCTGCTAGTGCAGAGGAGGAAGAGATTGGAGATTCTACTCTAGTGGGCATCCAAAATCATGTCGATTTTGATGACGATGACACCTGGAATGAGCCTGATGATTCAAACTGCGTTTCCTCCAATGTGGATAATCCAATAGGCAGGACACTGAAAAGAAAGGTTGCCATTTCAAAGGGGATGGATCATGACTCTTCTGCTGTCAGCTCATTGGATCATGAGACAGAGCCCCCACCCACGTGCCAACTGGTAGCCAAGCTGTTCCCAGCACTCAAGCCGAAACCCTGCCCTCTACCTCCACCACCAGCAGTACAGGACACGCACAGCGAACAAGGGGCAG CCCAGTCTAGGTTGCTCCGTGAGCGTTTGGTGGAGTTGGAGACTGAGATTGAACGATTCAAGAAGGAAAATGCAACGCTGAGTCGGCTCAGGCAGGAGAACCAGGAGGTCAAGGAGAACCTGCA GAAGGAGAAGGCAGAGTTCCAGCAGAAGATGGCAGATGAGCTCGCCAAATGGGAGGAGTTTAAGCGTGAAGAAAATCGGAAGCTGCAGCGCGACAAGAAGTTGTTTGAGAAACATGCGGCAGCTCTCAAAGCAAGACCAGATAAACAAGAACGAGATGAGATTCAG TCTCTAAAGCAGCAACTGAATGCCTTACATGAGGATTTAAGAAAACGCGAGGCTCGCTGGACCAGCTCTCACCACCGCCTTCGGCAGCAAGTAGACTCCCTCAGTGCAGAGAACACGGCTCTCAGAGACCAGGTCCGAATGATGGAAAAACTTCGCCTCACCGCTTGGAAAAATGCTGAGAATGAACGGGGGAGGTCAAGTGTCTCTGGCAGCACCGCAGCTCAGACCAGGACAAAATCCAAG AGTCCTTCCTGCAGCGTTAAGAGCAGCAGTGGTAATAAAAGGGAAAGCCCAGAGCTTCAAAATCCTCCCAAAGCTGCAAGCTGTTCTTCTGGTGCACGTTCTGCTG CTTGTAACTCAAAACTTAAGAACACACAGAACCAAAAGGAATCCAGTCCAGTGGCTGATCCCATCTCTGACGGACGAATTGTGCCTGAGGGGAGGAGCTATGAACCTCAGTCAATCTCAGAATCATTTTCA GAAGAGGACAGTCTGAGTGCAACTGAAGGGCAATCAGCGATTGAACATGAGATCACACACACGGAGGGCAAG ATTGAGAGGGTACTTCCTGATGGAGGGCGACTGATTGTTTTCCCAAATGGGACGAGGAAAGAGCTCTCTGCAGATGGACTGTCAATTAAAATCACTTTTTTCAATGGAGACATCAAGCACATCATGCCGGATCAAAGAGTG ATTTATTACTATGCTGGGGCtcagaccacacacaccacttaTCCTGATGGTATGGAGGTGCTCCAGTTCCCGAACAACCAAATTG aaaaacactttcccgaTGGTAGAAAGGAGATCACCTTTCCTGATCAGACCGTTAAGAACCTCTACCCAGATGGGAGAGAGGAGAGCGTTTTGGCAGACGGCACAATAATACAGCAGAATCC GGATGGCAGTAAGGAGATCCAGTTTAACACAGGTCAGCGAGAGCTCCACACCGCAGAGTTCAAAAGACGAGAATATCCAGACGGCACAGTCAAAACAGTTTACTCAGACGGGCGACAAGAAACTCGCTATCCCAGTGGCCGAGTGCGGCTCAAGGATCCTCAAGGAAATGTTGTTCTGGACAGCAAGGCCTGA